The genomic DNA AGCGCGATCCTCACATGCAGACCGCAGCGTTGCATCGCGAGCCCGAGCACCAGCCCGCCCGCAAAGAGGAAGATGATCTCGTTCGCGTAGGGAGCACACGCCGTCCTCGCGTCCACAACCCCGAAGAGCGGGAACAACGCCGCCGGGATCAGCGACGTCACCGGCAGCGCGACCGCCTCGGTCATCCACCAGATCGCCATGAGCACGCCGATCGCAGCCGCCGCACGCGGGGGGTGGCCGAGCGAATCGGGCATGGCGGCGTAGACGATCGCGCCGAGGATCGGCCCGAGTATCAGGCCGGCCCGCTGCAGCATCGGATGCGACTCACCCGATCCGCCGTCGGTCGTGCGGTGCGATGCCTCTGGCTCTGGCCCACGTCCTTCGCTCATGCCGCCATTCTACCAGTTCGCTCCGAGGGGCCACAGAAGCACAAACGCGAACGCGGCCCGTGGTGTGGCCGCGTCCGCTTCGTCATGCGTCAGGATGTGCCGATGGCCTCCGAGGACCGGCTCACTCGGCGTCGGGATTGATGTTCGCGGATCGTGTGCTCGGGATGAGCGAACCGGTGTCGAGCTTCGCAAGCAACCCGGGAGTCGTTGTCAGACCCGAGCCCATCGATAACTGCCCAGTTGGAAGCCGGTAGAGATCCATGCTGAGCACGGGCGCAGCGCGCTCGCCCGGCCGGTGGCTCGTGATCTCGATCTGCAGGTGCCCCTCGCTGACGATCGTCATCGTCTGGCGCAGCACCCGGTGGTCCGTCGCCGTGAGCGAATCGAAGACCAGGTCCGCCGAACTTTCACCGGTGATACACGCCTCATCGAACGCGATCGCACCGTCGCACAGCGTGTCGTACCACGCGCACGTCGTCGATCCGTCGATGGTCCTGGTCAGGCGAGCGATCCCCTCGAACGGCGCGGCGAACGCGAGGCCCTGGAAGCCCATCAGCACCTCGCCGGTCCCTTCATCCTGCGTCGCGCTCAGCCCGACGAGCGAGACGGATGTGCCCCGCTCCGATGTCACACACACCTCGCCCTCCCACTCGCCTGCGAGTGTGCCGAGCGAGCAGACTTGCTTCGTGGCAAGTTCCTGCTTCGGAACGCCCGGCGGCACCGCGATCGGCGGAGGCACACCGGCCCCGAGAGAGAGCATCATGGCTGCCGTCATGGACGCGATCATCATCGGAGAGTCCTTTCGTCGGAACATTCGTGCGAGCGCGCCGCCAACGACGCGTCACCGAGCGCATCGGCCGACGAAGGATCGATGCCTGAGGAACGCCTCAGAATCTCGCGATGCTCCGAGTGAAGACGCAGAAGATGCGCATTCCTCACGTTCTCGGACCTGACTCCGACGAAGGGGGATCCGCGTACCCGCGCCGAGCCAGGATCGGTGCAAACGCGGCATCGAACTGCGCATCCAGCCCGGGATCGATGTGCGCAAGACTCTGTCCCGTGCGCCCGCTGTTGATGAATCGCTTGCCGGCGGATCGTGCCGCTTCGGACCCCGGGAACAGACTCGGCGCACCCTTGGACTTCTCCTCATCCTCGACCTCACGAAGCCGCTCCAGCGTGCAGTCGGCGACCGTCGCGACCAGGCGATCCTCGTCGATCGTCTCTCCGAGAAACGCCAGAATGGCTCGCATCTCGCCCGGCGTGTCGGCCTTCAGCCGCTCGTAGGTGGTCCAGTGACGGGCGATCCCCCGCAGCGCGGGATTGTCGAGCCACGATTCGATGTGTGATTCCCACGTGCCGAACCCCATCTGCCTCCAGACAGGGTCGCCCTTGAGCGCGATGAACGCGTTCGCGTACTTCATCGCAGGCACGCTGTTGCCCGTCAGGGAGTGATAGTTCAGGCCGGAAAGAAGCACGTCCTTCGGATGGCGGCGGATGTGGATCACGGCCTTCGCCCTGTCGGAGAGCGGATGCCCGTGCGCGTACGCGAAGTGGGTCTTGACGAGCGTGCGTCCCGGGCGCGACCGATCGAGCCGACCGCGCCCGTGCAGACCGGGAATCACCTCATTGATCCGTGCCGTCGATTCGATGGGTCCGTGAAGATACCGGTACAAGAGGAACCGCAGCCACGTGTTCCCCGACCTCGGATACGACGCGAGCCAGACCACTTCCTGCATGCCGCTGGGCCTCCGGATTCGGTCATGCTACGCGCCGTCATGCCCGGACGAAACAGCGCGACGGACCCGCCTCGTGCGGGTCCGTCGCATCATGGCCGCTGGACTGGAATCAAGGCACCGCCCGCCCCTCGCAGGAACGGACCGGAATCCGGTGAGCAATCGGCCTCACTTCTTCCGCTTGTACACGATCTCCATCATCTTGTACTCAACCCCGTCGGGTCCAGGGCCGTACATCTCCCACTTGTAGTTGTCGTTGTCGATGACGGTGGTGTCCATCTTCATGGTCGTCTTCTCGCCCGTCATGAAGTCCACGAAGGTCGAGACAAGCTTGAACACCTTGCCGTCGTCCGAGCAGGTGCCCGTCATCCACATGGTCATGCTGCCCATGTTGTCCATCCAGGCACCCTCATACTCCTTGGTCGTGTTGTTGTACCCCATAGTCCCCATGCCGCGGAAGGGCGTGCCCATCATCTCGCCCTTGTGGTGCGAGATGAGGAAGAGCCCGTCGAACTCCATGCGGGCCGTGGTGCGGACCGGAGACTCCTCGGGAGGCATGCCTGGCACCATCCACATGCGGCTCACGCCCTCCCACTCCCCAGCCATCACTTCCATGTGCTTGTGGTGCGGACCAGGCGTCTTCGCAGCGGACCACAAGGCCATCATCTCCGCCTCTTCGGCGGACATCTCGGGCGGCTCACCACCCTTCGCCTTCTCCATCGCCGCCTGCGCTGACTTCTCGGCGTCCTGGGCCACCTTCTTCGCCTGTGACGCGGCTTCGTTGGCCTTGACCTTGGCGTCCTTTGCCGGGTCCACGTTCTGAGCGAGTGCGACTGACGAACCCGCGCCGATCAGCGTGAGCGCGACCGAGACACGACAAAGCTGCTTGAGATCCATGAGACTTCCCTTTCGATGCTGGTTGAGAACTCGAATCCGCAATGTCTGGCAAGGTGCCGCTCAGCGATGAGCAACACCGGATGATCCTCTCACGTTCTTCGCGTGTACTCGATGATGCCGCTCCGAAACTCGGGCTGCCCGCGAGGCGCTCTGAACATCTCGTACGTGTGTCGATCGGCGGAATGGATGGTGGTGACGTGGCGGGTCGCCGCTTCGACGCCCATCGGATCGAACGCGCTGCCGGACATCTCGATCCGCCGCGCGTCCGCTCCCGTCCTGCCCCTGTGCACCATCATCTGCGTGCACATCGAGTCCATCCAGTTCGACACATACTCCCCCGCGATGGTGTCGAACCCCATCACGCCCGTGCCCTCATAGGGCATGCCCATGAATTCACACCTGTAGCGC from Phycisphaeraceae bacterium includes the following:
- a CDS encoding sulfotransferase domain-containing protein translates to MQEVVWLASYPRSGNTWLRFLLYRYLHGPIESTARINEVIPGLHGRGRLDRSRPGRTLVKTHFAYAHGHPLSDRAKAVIHIRRHPKDVLLSGLNYHSLTGNSVPAMKYANAFIALKGDPVWRQMGFGTWESHIESWLDNPALRGIARHWTTYERLKADTPGEMRAILAFLGETIDEDRLVATVADCTLERLREVEDEEKSKGAPSLFPGSEAARSAGKRFINSGRTGQSLAHIDPGLDAQFDAAFAPILARRGYADPPSSESGPRT
- a CDS encoding DUF1579 family protein; the protein is MDLKQLCRVSVALTLIGAGSSVALAQNVDPAKDAKVKANEAASQAKKVAQDAEKSAQAAMEKAKGGEPPEMSAEEAEMMALWSAAKTPGPHHKHMEVMAGEWEGVSRMWMVPGMPPEESPVRTTARMEFDGLFLISHHKGEMMGTPFRGMGTMGYNNTTKEYEGAWMDNMGSMTMWMTGTCSDDGKVFKLVSTFVDFMTGEKTTMKMDTTVIDNDNYKWEMYGPGPDGVEYKMMEIVYKRKK
- a CDS encoding DUF1579 domain-containing protein, with translation MDEQMQEAWMRSGAPNEHHARLLELAGVWDARATFWMGPNEPPISSDGECVNEGILGGRWLSMRYRCEFMGMPYEGTGVMGFDTIAGEYVSNWMDSMCTQMMVHRGRTGADARRIEMSGSAFDPMGVEAATRHVTTIHSADRHTYEMFRAPRGQPEFRSGIIEYTRRT